A genomic region of Chlorobaculum parvum NCIB 8327 contains the following coding sequences:
- the folE gene encoding GTP cyclohydrolase I FolE has product MKQEKTVSPIVENNRSAESRLSQCDLDECFDEACDHQEEERLSLMGNAVYSLLQGIGEDPEREGLLMTPERVAKSLRFLTKGYEQDPEELLMKALFTESYDEMVLVKDIDLYSMCEHHMLPFFGKAHVAYIPDGKIVGLSKIPRVVEVFARRLQVQERLTQQIRDAIQNVLNPRGVAVVIEATHMCMVMRGVEKQNSVTTTSAMSGDFMTSQSTRSEFLRLIGSH; this is encoded by the coding sequence ATGAAACAGGAAAAAACAGTGTCACCTATCGTGGAGAATAACCGATCTGCAGAATCACGCCTTTCGCAATGCGATCTCGATGAGTGCTTTGATGAAGCTTGCGACCATCAGGAAGAGGAACGCCTCAGCTTGATGGGCAATGCCGTATACAGCCTTCTGCAAGGTATTGGAGAGGATCCGGAGCGTGAAGGGCTGCTTATGACCCCGGAGCGGGTAGCCAAATCTCTGCGATTTCTGACCAAAGGCTACGAGCAGGATCCGGAAGAGTTGCTGATGAAGGCGCTCTTTACCGAGTCGTATGATGAAATGGTGCTGGTCAAAGATATTGACCTCTACTCGATGTGCGAGCACCACATGCTCCCCTTCTTCGGCAAGGCGCACGTGGCCTACATTCCCGACGGCAAAATCGTAGGACTGTCCAAGATTCCGAGAGTAGTTGAGGTGTTCGCCCGGCGGCTTCAGGTGCAGGAGCGCCTGACACAGCAGATTCGGGATGCAATCCAGAACGTGCTCAACCCACGCGGCGTGGCAGTGGTGATCGAAGCGACTCACATGTGCATGGTGATGCGTGGCGTCGAAAAGCAGAACTCGGTGACCACGACCTCGGCCATGTCGGGCGACTTCATGACAAGCCAGTCCACGCGGAGCGAGTTCCTGCGCCTGATCGGCAGCCACTAA
- the cybH gene encoding Ni/Fe-hydrogenase, b-type cytochrome subunit: MGRIIEEIYVWRLPVRLYHWVNAFSIAVLLGTGLYIAYPVLAAPSGEAVFHHGMATWRGVHFAVAFVFIANFLFRMYYALMARNDQYARFGGFQPWKPSWWGKPFKEQMAAYLFLRKGEPDYVGHNPVAALTHFLFIFCGSVFMITSGLAMYGENNPGGLSETLFGWMLPLFGGSYNLRFAHHLMAWIFPFYILVHLYAVFRHDIVDRSSVTSSIITGYKHKVEDEAAL; this comes from the coding sequence ATGGGACGGATTATCGAGGAAATCTATGTGTGGCGCCTGCCGGTCAGGCTCTACCACTGGGTCAACGCTTTCAGCATCGCGGTACTGCTTGGCACTGGTCTGTATATTGCGTACCCCGTGCTGGCCGCACCGTCCGGGGAGGCGGTGTTTCACCACGGCATGGCGACCTGGCGGGGCGTGCACTTTGCGGTGGCCTTCGTGTTCATCGCCAACTTCCTGTTCCGGATGTACTACGCCCTGATGGCCCGGAACGACCAGTATGCCCGTTTCGGCGGTTTTCAGCCCTGGAAACCCTCGTGGTGGGGCAAGCCTTTCAAGGAGCAGATGGCTGCCTATCTTTTCCTTCGCAAGGGTGAGCCGGACTACGTCGGCCATAACCCGGTGGCTGCGCTGACCCACTTTCTGTTTATCTTCTGCGGTTCAGTGTTTATGATCACCTCGGGACTTGCCATGTACGGAGAGAACAACCCCGGCGGCCTGAGCGAAACGCTGTTTGGCTGGATGCTTCCACTCTTTGGCGGAAGCTACAACTTGCGATTTGCTCACCACCTGATGGCTTGGATTTTCCCGTTCTACATTCTGGTGCACCTGTACGCGGTGTTCCGCCACGACATCGTCGATCGCAGCAGCGTAACCTCTTCGATCATAACCGGTTACAAGCACAAGGTTGAGGATGAAGCTGCGTTGTAA
- a CDS encoding 6-carboxytetrahydropterin synthase — protein sequence MNDILEKPRKIYVTRTIEFNAAHRLFNPELSEEENRSLYGKCSGKYGHGHNYLLEITLSGPINRKTGYLFDLKKLKTILEEEIVTRFDHRHMNFEVKELQNHVPTTEILAVVVWDILETRLETITKQEVSLHEVKIHETGKNSVTYRGE from the coding sequence ATGAATGACATCCTCGAAAAACCGAGAAAAATATACGTCACACGCACGATTGAGTTCAATGCCGCCCACCGGTTGTTTAATCCCGAACTTTCCGAAGAGGAAAACCGAAGCCTGTACGGGAAGTGCAGTGGCAAGTATGGGCATGGCCACAATTATCTGCTTGAAATCACCCTTTCAGGCCCGATCAATCGGAAAACCGGTTATCTTTTCGACCTGAAAAAGCTGAAAACGATTCTTGAAGAGGAAATCGTCACACGGTTCGATCATCGGCACATGAACTTCGAGGTCAAGGAGCTTCAGAACCACGTCCCGACAACGGAAATTCTGGCTGTTGTCGTGTGGGACATCCTCGAAACGCGACTGGAAACCATTACCAAACAGGAGGTTAGCCTCCATGAAGTCAAAATACATGAAACAGGAAAAAACAGTGTCACCTATCGTGGAGAATAA
- the trxA gene encoding thioredoxin, with protein sequence MAKSLDDLIRTSALPVFVDFWADWCGPCKIVAPAVQQLAKEFKGRITVVKVNVDQQPDAAARFQVQGIPALMLFVGGQIQWRTAGAIPYQQMRQEVLKVIG encoded by the coding sequence ATGGCTAAATCACTTGACGATCTTATCAGAACAAGTGCACTACCTGTTTTTGTCGATTTCTGGGCGGATTGGTGTGGCCCTTGCAAGATAGTGGCTCCAGCCGTTCAGCAGCTTGCCAAAGAGTTTAAAGGCCGGATAACCGTGGTCAAGGTCAACGTCGATCAGCAGCCAGATGCTGCCGCCCGCTTCCAGGTTCAGGGTATTCCGGCCCTTATGCTCTTTGTCGGTGGTCAGATTCAATGGCGTACCGCCGGTGCTATCCCTTACCAGCAGATGCGTCAGGAAGTCTTAAAGGTGATCGGGTAG
- a CDS encoding HyaD/HybD family hydrogenase maturation endopeptidase: MKTINVVGLGNILFGDEGFGVEAVRALEAFGEWPQSVQFVDGGTQGLYLLDYFESCDALMVFDSIIPVEFEPKVYCYRNDELPAFIHRKMSSHQMGLSELLSVAKLHDQVPSEIVLIGAPPHDLGLGNGLSEPMRGHLDRAVAMGREVLEEWLEQ; the protein is encoded by the coding sequence GTGAAAACAATCAACGTAGTTGGTCTCGGCAATATTCTGTTTGGTGATGAGGGGTTTGGCGTCGAGGCTGTTCGGGCCCTGGAGGCGTTCGGTGAATGGCCTCAATCGGTTCAGTTTGTGGATGGCGGCACACAGGGGCTCTATCTGCTCGACTATTTCGAGTCGTGCGATGCGCTGATGGTGTTTGATTCGATCATTCCTGTCGAGTTCGAGCCAAAGGTCTACTGCTACCGGAACGACGAGCTGCCGGCATTTATCCATCGCAAGATGTCGTCACATCAGATGGGGCTGAGCGAGTTGCTGAGCGTTGCAAAACTGCACGACCAGGTGCCGTCAGAAATTGTGCTTATCGGCGCGCCGCCGCATGATCTGGGGCTTGGCAACGGTCTCAGTGAGCCGATGCGTGGCCACTTGGATCGAGCGGTAGCGATGGGACGCGAAGTTCTGGAAGAGTGGCTGGAACAATGA